A segment of the Desulfitobacterium dehalogenans ATCC 51507 genome:
CAGGGATTGCTTAGCCGTCACAGGGGTGACGGCTTATTCAATATCTGAGTACTCCGATTGCATAAAAATAACACCAACCCTTTAATGAATTGGTGTCAGTGATTAGTATTTCCACCGCCTGTTTTTGTCTAGACGCTGAACTTGCTCACAGCAATCTGAAGATCCTGAGCCATTTTCGCTAAGCTCTGGCTGGAAGAAGAGATCTGCTCCACGGAAGCACTTTGTTCTTCGGTGGCCGCTGAAACGGTTTGGCTTTGGCTGAGATTTTGTTTGCTGATCGTGTCGATCTGGTTGATGGAATTGACGATCTGTTGGCTTCCCCTGGCCATTTCCTCCACACTGGCGGATACTTCCTGGATGTTGCTGACGGATTCGTTGACTGAGCCGGCAATTTGCTCAAAAGTCGCACCGACAGAAGAGACCATTTCAATTCCATTCTTCACATCCTGATTTCCAGCCTGCATGGCAGTTACAGCGTTATTGATATTGGCTTGATTTTCGTTGATTAACTCGGCGATTTGGTTCGCTGCCTTGGAAGATTGCTCGGCCAGCTTTCTTACTTCTTCAGCAACAACCGCAAAACCGCGGCCTTGCTCACCGGCACGGGCAGCCTCAATTGCGGCATTAAGAGCCAGTAAATTAGTCTGAGAGGCAATGTCGGAGATCACATCCGTTATCTCGCCGATCATTCGTGAGCCCAGGGCCAGTTTGTCAACGGCTCCTTGGGTGACGTCTGTAGCATGACCGATTTTATTCATTTGTTTTATCGCTTGGTCAATTATTTTTTGACCATCTTTGGCGGACAGGGAAGTATTGCTGGCTTGCTCTGCCACCTCGCTGCTGGTTGCGGCTACTTGTTGAATCGCTGCAGATATCTGTTCAATGGCCGTGGAAGTTTCATCAATGGCCATGGATTGCTTTTCCGTACCGGTAGCCACATCCGTAATGGCTGCAGCGACCTGGCTTGTGGCAAGTGCCTGCTGCTCAGAGCTTGCCGAGAGTTCTTCTGAGGAAGAAGCCACTTGTTCCGCCGAGACACTGACATGTTGGATCAGGTTCTTAAGATTGGCAGCCATTTGGTTTACCGCCTTGGCCAAGATCCCGATTTCATCTTTCGTATCCAGCCTTACCTCTTCAACGGTAAGATTGCCCCGGGCAATTTCATTGACATTGGCCACAACCTTGTTTAAGGGTACTGAAACAAGTCTTCCTATAAACGTGCCAACGGCGATTGCCAACAATACCGCTGCGGCTAAGACGATGATTATGGTCCGAGTAGAACTTTTAAAATCTTCATTGGCCTGATCCATCATTTCTTTGGATGTCTGATCGTTGTAATCGGATATTTCCAGCAGGATGGAGTTAACCTTCTCCATATGGGGGGTGACTTCGCTTGTAAAATACCTGAATCCTTCCTCTCCATTCCCTGCTGAGGCAATGGCCAGCGCCTTTTCCCGCTCGGCCCGATATTGCTCCAACGCTGTTTCAAAGGTTGGGAATCTATCCTGTTCATAAGTATCCGGATTGGTCTGCTTATAATTAGTCCAGTTTTCATTGAATTGATTGATTTGAGTCTCCATCTCAGTTTTCAGTTCAAGGTATTCAGCTTGAGTGAGAGGAGCGGTCAGCAGCCGGTAAAACATGCCTTGAACGTTACGGTTAACTGCCCGAGCTTCTTTAAGCAAAGATATGGATTTAAGCTTGTCGGTGTACAGCGTATTGATAATTTCATTGGACTTCAGATTATTGTAATATCCTGTGTAACCCACCACGGAAAGAAAGACTGCCATTAACATCACAAGAGTGATTATTTTGGTTCCTACCTTGAGATTGAGTAAAGCTTTCATTATTGTACTCCCTTCTGAAATTCACAGATAAAGGTGGCATGTCAAGAAATTAAGCGCCTTGAGGTATTCCTCCTAGAATCTCCTCAGGCTTCAAAAGAATCAGCAATCGATCTGCCAGCATTCCAATGCCATAAATGAATTGTTCAACGACCAACAGTTCGTCTTCGGGGGCCAGAATATCTTCGTCCTTGAACATTAAGACTTCGGTGACACTATCGACGATAACGCCAACCGTACTTTCGGAAATATTAAGAATGATGATTCGGGAATGATCGGTAATCGGTTTCTCCTTAAGGCCGAATTTCTCAGATAAGTTAATAATCGGCGTAACCATTCCTCTGAGATTGATAATGCCTTTGACATACTCCTGGGCATTTGGAACCTGAGTTATAGTCGTTATTTTAATGATTTCTTTGACCGATTGGATGTTGAAGGCGAACTCCTGATCATTGAGTTTAAATACGACAACCTGCATGTACGGTATCCCTCCTTTGCTCATAAAAGTCATATTTTGAAGTGAATTTGCATCGCGTGCTTTTGAGTCGGCAGATAGTCAACTGCTGAAACTAAAGTCAAAGTGTTTTTCTTTAAAAAGTCTCACGCAATGCTCAACAACTTCAGAATCATATTTTTTACCCTTAAAACTGCAGATTTCCTGAAAGGCAGCCTCGATCCCGAGGGCCGGCCTGTAAGGGCGGTGTGAATTCATAGCTTCGACAACATCTGCCACGGCGAGGATTTTACTTTCAAGCAAGATTTGTGAGGAGGTCAGGCCCTTGGGATACCCTGAGCCATCCAACCGTTCGTGGTGCTGGCTGACGATTTTAGGGATCTTCCAAGGAAGTTTGAAATCTTTAATAATTTCGTAACCGACTTCCACATGGGTTTGGAGCATCTGATACTCAAGTTGGGTCAACGCCCCCGGTTTGTTCAAAATATCGGTGCCGATATATATTTTTCCGATATCATGTATCGCAGCAGCCATGGAAAGATTATTGATCGCTTCCACGGAAAGTTTC
Coding sequences within it:
- a CDS encoding chemotaxis protein CheW; this encodes MQVVVFKLNDQEFAFNIQSVKEIIKITTITQVPNAQEYVKGIINLRGMVTPIINLSEKFGLKEKPITDHSRIIILNISESTVGVIVDSVTEVLMFKDEDILAPEDELLVVEQFIYGIGMLADRLLILLKPEEILGGIPQGA
- a CDS encoding methyl-accepting chemotaxis protein, with amino-acid sequence MKALLNLKVGTKIITLVMLMAVFLSVVGYTGYYNNLKSNEIINTLYTDKLKSISLLKEARAVNRNVQGMFYRLLTAPLTQAEYLELKTEMETQINQFNENWTNYKQTNPDTYEQDRFPTFETALEQYRAEREKALAIASAGNGEEGFRYFTSEVTPHMEKVNSILLEISDYNDQTSKEMMDQANEDFKSSTRTIIIVLAAAVLLAIAVGTFIGRLVSVPLNKVVANVNEIARGNLTVEEVRLDTKDEIGILAKAVNQMAANLKNLIQHVSVSAEQVASSSEELSASSEQQALATSQVAAAITDVATGTEKQSMAIDETSTAIEQISAAIQQVAATSSEVAEQASNTSLSAKDGQKIIDQAIKQMNKIGHATDVTQGAVDKLALGSRMIGEITDVISDIASQTNLLALNAAIEAARAGEQGRGFAVVAEEVRKLAEQSSKAANQIAELINENQANINNAVTAMQAGNQDVKNGIEMVSSVGATFEQIAGSVNESVSNIQEVSASVEEMARGSQQIVNSINQIDTISKQNLSQSQTVSAATEEQSASVEQISSSSQSLAKMAQDLQIAVSKFSV